A genome region from Oenanthe melanoleuca isolate GR-GAL-2019-014 chromosome 2, OMel1.0, whole genome shotgun sequence includes the following:
- the LOC130250283 gene encoding myosin-6-like isoform X2, translated as MADAVLAALGAAAPFLRPGERERLAATTRPFDPRAECFVPHPGHEFVRGRVLERHGGSVTVETELGETVTVAEGDVHQQNPPKFDKIEDMAMLTFLHEPAVLYNLKERYGAWMIYTYSGLFCVTVNPYKWLPVYEPAVVAAYRGKKRSEVPPHIFSISDNAYQYMLTDRENQSILITGESGAGKTVNTKRVIQYFASIAAIGDRKKEAAKGTLEDQIIQANPALEAFGNAKTVRNDNSSRFGKFIRIHFGATGKLASADIETYLLEKSRVIFQLKAERNYHIFYQILSNKKPELLEMLLVTSNPYDYGYVSQGEVTVASIDDSEELMATDSAFDVLGFTAEEKAGVYKLTGAIMHFGNMKFKQKQREEQAEPDGTEDADKSAYLMGLNSADLLKGLCHPRVKVGNEYVTKGQSVQQVYYSIGALAKAVYEKMFNWMVVRINNSLDTKQPRQYFIGVLDIAGFEIFDFNSFEQLCINFTNEKLQQFFNHHMFVLEQEEYKKEGIEWEFIDFGMDLQACIDLIEKPMGIMSILEEECMFPKASDMTFKSKLYDNHLGKSANFGKPRNVKGKSEAHFSLTHYAGTVDYNILGWLEKNKDPLNETVVGLYQKSALKLLAHLFSNYAGADSGDSGKGKGAKKKGSSFQTVSALHRENLNKLMANLKTTHPHFVRCLVPNERKEPGVMDNALVMHQLRCNGVLEGIRICRKGFPNRILYGDFRQRYRILNPAAIPEGQFIDSRKGAEKLLGSIDIDHNQYKFGHTKVFFKAGLLGQLEEMRDERLSRIITRIQARARGQLMRLEFKKIVERRDALLVIQWNLRAFMGVKNWPWMKLYFKIKPLLKSAETEKEMQNMKEEYGRLKDALEKSEARRKELEEKMVSMLQEKNDLQLQVQAEQDNLNDAEERCDQLIKNKIQLEAKVKELTERLEDEEEMNAELTAKKRKLEDECSELKKDIDDLELTLAKVEKEKHATENKVKNLTEEMAGLDETIAKLAKEKKALQESHQQTLDDLQAEEDKVNTLTKGKVKLEQQVDDLEGSLEQEKKIRMDLERAKRKLEGDLKLTQENIMDLENDKQQLEEKLKKKEFEIHQQNSRIEDEQALALQLQKKLKELQARIEELEEELEAERTGRAKVEKQRSELSRELEELSERLEEAGGATSAQLELNKKREAEFQKLRRDLEEATLQHEATAAALRKKHADSVAELGEQLDNLQRVKQKLEKEKSELKLELDDLSANVEQLIKSKVAMEKVSRSMEDQAAEHLAKLEETQRVLNDANTQRAKLQTENGELTRQLEEKEALVSQLTRGKVSYTQQLEDLRRQLEEEMKAKNALAHALQSARHDGDLLREQYEEETEAKAELQRSLSKANSEVAQWRTKYETDAIQRTEELEEAKKKLAQRLQEAEEAVEAVNAKCSSLEKTKHRLQNEIEDLMADVERSNAAAAGLDKKQRNFDKVLAEWKQKFEESQTELEASQKEARALSTDLFKLRNIYEESLEHLETFKRENKNLQEEISDLTEQLGASNKSIHELEKVRKQLDAEKLELQAALEEAEASLEHEEGKILRAQLEFNQVKAEYERKLGEKEEEMEQAKRNHLRVVESLQTSLDAETCSRNEALRLKKKMEGDLNEMEIQLSHANRGANEAQKQVKALQGYLKDTQLQLDNAARVGEELKENVAMVERRNSLLQSELEELRGLVEQTERARKLAEQELIEASERVQLLHSQNTSLINQKKKMEGDISQLQTEVEEAVQECRNAEEKAKKAITDAAMMAEELKKEQDTSAHLERMKKNMEQTIKDLQLRLDEAEQLALKGGKKQLQKLEGRVRELENELEAEQKRNAESVKGLRKSERRVKELSYQTEEDKKNLLRLQDLVDKLQLKVKAYKRQAEEAEEQANTNLAKFRKAQHELDEAEERADIAESQVNKLRAKSRDIGAKKLHDEE; from the exons ATGGCGGACGCggtgctggcagccctgggcgCGGCCGCCCCGTTCCTGCGGCCGGGCGAGCGCGAGCGCCTGGCGGCCACCACGCGCCCCTTCGACCCCCGCGCCGAGTGCTTCGTGCCACACCCGGGCCACGAGTTCGTGAGGGGACGAGTCCTGGAGAGACACGGCGGGAGCGTCACTGTGGAGACCGAGCTGGGAGAG acGGTGACGGTGGCCGAGGGGGACGTGCACCAGCAGAACCCGCCCAAGTTCGACAAGATCGAGGACATGGCCATGCTGACCTTCCTGCACGAGCCCGCCGTGCTCTACAACCTCAAGGAGCGCTACGGGGCCTGGATGATCTAC aCCTACTCGGGGCTGTTCTGCGTCACCGTCAACCCCTACAAGTGGCTCCCGGTGTACGAGCCCGCGGTGGTGGCCGCGTACCGCGGCAAGAAGCGCAGCGAGGTCCCGCCGCACATCTTCTCCATCTCCGACAACGCCTACCAGTACATGCTCAcag ACCGCGAGAACCAATCCATCCTCATCAC GGGCGAGTCGGGCGCGGGGAAGACGGTGAACACCAAGCGCGTCATCCAGTACTTCGCCAGCATCGCCGCCATCGGCGACCGCAAGAAGGAGGCGGCCAAG GGGACGCTGGAGGATCAGATCATCCAGGCCAACCCCGCGCTCGAGGCCTTCGGCAACGCCAAGACCGTGCGCAACGACAACTCCTCGCGATTC GGGAAATTCATCCGGATCCACTTCGGGGCCACCGGCAAGTTGGCGTCGGCCGACATCGAGACCT ATCTCCTGGAGAAGTCCCGTgtcattttccagctgaaggCGGAACGCAATTACCACATCTTCTACCAGATCCTCTCCAACAagaagccagagctgctgg AGATGCTGCTGGTCACCTCCAACCCCTACGACTACGGTTACGTCTCCCAAGGAGAGGTGACCGTGGCTTCCATCGACGACTCCGAGGAGCTGATGGCCACCGAC AGCGCCTTTGATGTCCTGGGCTTCACGGCCGAGGAGAAGGCCGGCGTCTACAAGCTGACGGGCGCCATCATGCACTTCGGCAACATGAAGTTCAAGCAGAAGCAGCGGGAGGAGCAGGCGGAGCCGGACGGCACCGAAG ATGCCGACAAATCCGCCTACCTGATGGGGCTGAACTCGGCCGACCTGCTCAAGGGCTTGTGCCACCCGCGCGTCAAGGTGGGCAACGAGTACGTCACCAAGGGCCAGAGCGTCCAGCAGGTCTACTACTCCATCGGGGCCTTGGCCAAGGCCGTCTACGAGAAGATGTTCAACTGGATGGTGGTGAGGATCAACAACTCGCTGGACACCAAGCAGCCGCGGCAGTACTTCATCGGCGTCCTGGACATCGCCGGCTTCGAGATCTTTGAT tTCAACAGCTTCGAGCAGCTCTGCATCAACTTCACCAACgagaagctgcagcagttctTCAACCACCACATGTtcgtgctggagcaggaggagtaCAAGAAGGAGGGCATCGAGTGGGAGTTCATCGACTTCGGCATGGACCTGCAGGCCTGCATCGACCTCATCGAGAAG CCCATGGGGATCATGTCCATCCTGGAGGAGGAGTGCATGTTCCCCAAGGCCTCGGACATGACCTTCAAGTCCAAACTCTACGACAACCACCTGGGCAAGTCGGCCAATTTCGGGAAGCCGCGGAACGTCAAGGGCAAGTCCGAGGCTCACTTCTCGCTCACGCACTACGCCGGCACCGTGGATTACAAcatcctgggctggctggagaaGAACAAGGACCCCCTCAACGAGACGGTGGTGGGGCTCTACCAGAAATCCGCCCTCAAGCTCTTGGCTCACCTCTTCTCCAACTACGCCGGGGCAGACTCCG GTGACAGCGGGAAGGGCAAAGGAGCCAAGAAGAAAGGTTCCTCCTTCCAGACCGTCTCAGCCCTGCACCGG gaGAACCTCAACAAGCTGATGGCCAACCTCAAGACCACCCACCCCCACTTCGTCCGCTGCCTCGTCCCGAACGAGCGGAAGGAGCCGG gtGTGATGGACAACGCCCTGGTCATGCACCAGCTCCGCTGCAACGGGGTCCTGGAGGGAATCCGCATCTGCCGCAAGGGCTTCCCCAACCGCATCCTCTACGGGGACTTCCGCCAGCG GTACCGCATCCTGAACCCCGCGGCCATCCCCGAGGGACAGTTCATCGACAGCCGCAAGGGCGCCGAGAAACTCCTGGGCTCCATCGACATCGACCACAACCAGTACAAGTTCGGGCACACCAAG GTGTTCTTCAAGGCggggctcctggggcagctggaggagatgcGGGACGAGCGCCTGTCCCGCATCATCACGCGCATCCAGGCGCGGGCGCGGGGGCAGCTCATGCGCCTCGAGTTCAAGAAGATCGTGGAGCGCCG GGACGCGCTGCTGGTGATCCAGTGGAACCTCCGGGCCTTCATGGGGGTGAAGAACTGGCCGTGGATGAAGCTCTACTTCAAGATCAAGCCCTTGCTGAAGAGCGCGGAGACAGAGAAGGAGATGCAG AACATGAAGGAGGAGTACGGGCGGCTGAAGGACGCCCTGGAGAAGTCGGAGGCGCGGcggaaggagctggaggagaagatGGTCTCCATGCTGCAGGAGAAGAACGACCTCCAGCTGCAAGTGCAGGCT GAGCAGGACAACCTGAACGACGCCGAGGAGCGCTGCGACCAACTGATCAAGAACAAGATCCAGCTGGAGGCCAAGGTGAAGGAGCTGACGGAGCGGCTGGAGGACGAGGAGGAGATGAACGCCGAGCTGACGGCCAAGAAGAGGAAGCTGGAGGACGAGTGCTCGGAGCTGAAGAAGGACATTGATGACCTGGAACTGACCCTGGCCAAGGTGGAGAAGGAGAAACACGCGACTGAAAACAAG GTCAAGAACCTGACGGAGGAGATGGCCGGGCTGGACGAGACCATCGCCAAGCTGGCCAAGGAGAAGAAGGCTCTGCAGGAGTCCCACCAGCAGACGCTGGACGACCTGCAGGCCGAGGAGGACAAGGTCAACACCTTGACGAAGGGCAAAGTCAAGCTGGAACAGCAAGTGGATGAT CTCGAAgggtccctggagcaggagaagaaaatccGGATGGACCTGGAACGGGCCAAGAGAAAACTGGAAGGTGACCTGAAGCTGACCCAGGAGAACATCATGGATCTGGAGAACgacaagcagcagctggaggagaagctcAAGAA GAAGGAGTTTGAGATCCACCAGCAGAACAGCCGGATCGAGGACGAGCAGGcgctggctctgcagctccagaagAAACTGAAGGAGCTACAG GCGCGGATcgaggagctggaggaggagctggaggccgAGCGGACGGGCCGGGCCAAGGTGGAGAAGCAGCGCTCGGAGCTGTCgcgggagctggaggagctcagcGAGCGGCTGGAGGAGGCCGGCGGCGCCACCTCGGCGCAGCTGGAGCTCAACAAGAAGCGGGAGGCGGAATTCCAGAAGCTGCGGCGGGACCTGGAGGAGGCCACGCTGCAGCACGAGGCCACGGCGGCCGCGCTGAGGAAGAAACACGCCGACAGCGTGGCCGAGCTGGGCGAGCAGCTGGACAACCTCCAGCGCGTCAAgcagaagctggagaaggagaagagcGAGCTCAAGCTGGAGCTGGACGATCTCAGCGCCAACGTGGAGCAGCTGATCAAGTCCAAG GTGGCCATGGAGAAGGTGTCGCGCTCCATGGAGGACCAGGCCGCTGAGCACTTGGCCAAGCTGGAGGAGACCCAACGGGTCCTCAACGATGCCAACACCCAACGGGCCAAGCTGCAGACGGAGAACG GTGAGCTGACGcggcagctggaggagaaggaggcgCTGGTGTCGCAGCTGACCCGCGGGAAGGTGTCCTacacccagcagctggaggacCTGCggaggcagctggaggaggagatgaAG GCCAAGAACGCGCTGGCGCACGCGCTGCAGTCGGCGCGGCACGACGGGGACCTGCTGCGGGAGCAGTACGAGGAGGAGACGGAGGCCAAGGCCGAGCTGCAGCGCTCGCTCTCCAAGGCCAACTCCGAGGTGGCCCAGTGGAGGACCAAGTACGAGACGGACGCCATCCAGCGCAccgaggagctggaggaggccAA GAAGAAGCTGGCACAGCGGCTGCAGGAGGCCGAGGAGGCCGTGGAGGCCGTCAACGCCAAATGCTCCTCGCTGGAGAAGACCAAGCACCGGCTGCAGAACGAGATCGAGGACCTGATGGCCGACGTGGAGCGGTCGAACGCGGCCGCCGCCGGCCTGGACAAGAAGCAGAGGAATTTCGACAAG gtgctggCCGAGTGGAAGCAGAAGTTCGAGGAGTCGCAGACGGAGCTGGAGGCGTCGCAGAAGGAGGCCAGGGCGCTCAGCACCGACCTCTTCAAGCTGAGGAACATCTACGAGGAGTccctggagcacctggagaCCTTCAAGAGGGAGAACAAGAACCTCCAAG AGGAGATCTCGGACCTGACGGAGCAGCTCGGCGCCAGCAACAAATCCATCCACGAGCTGGAGAAGGTCCGGAAGCAGCTGGACGCCGAGAAGCTGGAGCTCCAAGCTGctctggaggaggctgag GCCTCGCTGGAGCACGAGGAGGGGAAGATCCTGCGGGCGCAGCTGGAGTTCAACCAGGTGAAGGCGGAGTACGAGCGGAAGCTGGGcgagaaggaggaggagatggagcaggcGAAGAGGAACCACCTGCGCGTGGTGGAGTCGCTGCAGACCTCGCTGGACGCCGAGACCTGCAGCCGCAACGAGGCGCTGAGGCTGAAGAAGAAGATGGAGGGCGACCTCAACGAGATGGAGATCCAGCTGAGCCACGCCAACCGCGGCGCCAACGAGGCACAGAAGCAGGTCAAGGCTCTGCAGGGCTACCTGAAG GACACgcagctgcagctggacaaCGCGGCGCGGGTCGgggaggagctgaaggagaaCGTGGCCATGGTGGAGCGCAGGAACTCGCTGCTGCAGTcggagctggaggagctccgGGGGCTGGTGGAACAGACTGAGAGGGCGCGGAAACTGGCCGAGCAGGAGCTGATCGAGGCCAGCGAGCGGGTCCAGCTCCTCCACTCGCAG aACACCAGCCTCATCAACCAGAAGAAGAAGATGGAGGGTGACATCTCCCAGCTGCAGACCGAGGTGGAAGAAGCCGTCCAAGAGTGCCGGAACGCCGAGGAGAAGGCCAAGAAAGCCATCACTGAT GCGGCCATGATGGCagaggagctgaagaaggagcaggaCACGAGCGCGCACCTGGAGCGGATGAAGAAGAACATGGAGCAGACCATCAAGGACCTGCAGCTGCGGCTGGACGAGGCCGAGCAGCTGGCGCTCAAGGGCGGcaagaagcagctgcagaagctggAGGGGCGCGTGCGGGAGCTGGAGAACGAGCTGGAGGCCGAGCAGAAGCGCAACGCCGAGAGCGTCAAGGGGCTGCGCAAGTCGGAGCGGCGCGTCAAGGAGCTCAGCTACCAG ACGGAGGAGGACAAGAAGAacctgctgaggctgcaggaccTGGTGGACAAACTGCAGCTGAAAGTGAAAGCGTACAAGAGACAGGCGGAGGAGGCG GAGGAACAGGCCAACACCAACCTGGCCAAGTTCCGGAAGGCGCAGCACGAGCTGGACGAGGCCGAGGAACGCGCCGACATCGCCGAGTCCCAGGTCAACAAACTGCGCGCCAAGAGCCGCGACATCGGCGCCAAG AAGCTGCACGATGAGGAGTGA